TCTGCCATCAGATTGTATTGGTTCACCGCCTTGTACGTCCATTGCTTGAGTAGACTGGCACCGGGATTCGGGTTGTTGTGCCGCGCCATGTGGTCTGCAAGAATCTGTGCCGTGTACATAGATTTTCCAGCCCCCCAGGTGAGCCGAAGATCTGCAgcttctctccgcagctTGGCAGCGGCAACCTCCGCAAACGTTCGCACAGGACCCGCAGACGTGCTTGACGGCCCTGCCACCACAGACAGCTCATCCGCAAACGAGCGCTGATGCCCTAGAGCGGCCATGAAGAAGAACTGTCTACACTGCGCTGCGACTATGCGTGCGACCGCCGCCACCCATGAGGCGCGACCCACACCTGCGTACTGATACGATATATACCGGTACCCGTTGGCCGCACCAGCGCAACAATGGTGCGTCCGGAAGGGACGCGTCCTCCAGATCGTCACGCGTCACGCTGCCCGCGCTGAGCTGCCTATACAGCACTACAATTCGGTCCACTATATATATCGTCCATACCGGCTCTGTATACGTGATCCTATTTCCGGTGGGAGGCCACACACTCACCCGAATGTTGTCTGGAAGTTGGTTCCTGAGAAGCGCCGCCCACGGGGCGATCCACTTCGGATGGTAAAGATACTCCAGCCTCCCTCATCTGCGTCTCCAGTAATTGGGCCTTGTCTAGCAAAGCTCGTGCCTCATCCAACCTCGGACCTGAGCGGGTTCGATGCGCAGCCAGCGCAATCTTATACCACCGTCGAAGCTGTTTGAGGGTTGGGTCCATCTTCTCCCGACGCAGTCGGTCAGCAATGTTGTTGACGGTATAGGCGTTCCGGTCGCCCCATGACTGTGTCAAGGCGGCTGCCGAGCGCCTCAGTTGTCGAATGGCCAACTCCGCGTACGTGACACCCTCGTGGCCGCGCACCTCGATGGAGCTAGCCAGCAGTGAAGTGCCTAACGAGGTGCCGGCCTGTGGCTCCGAAGGGCGACGTCGCGGGtcggtcgccgccctcgtctgcgttctcCTTTTGCCCCCACTCGCGCAGTGCCTCGGTCGCCGGCCTAGCACGTACGCATTACACAGCGCATATCCCAAACTGACTGGCAAACAGACCCGCGGTCACCGTGGCCTACTACGATTTGCAACGCACAGCTCTACACAACACGGAAGCTCTCACACAGCTAATCTGGGTCCTGTCAGTGGAACGGCGTGCTTCGTCCTCACTACGGCCCTCTCATCCATCTCATGCAGGCATGCAGTCTGCCTCCTGGTTCCCTCTTTTAGCAACACTCGGAAACACGTGCTAGCGCCGCCGATCTCCCTGCGTCTGTCGGTGTCGGTGGATCTGCTAGGCAGGCCTAGCCTCTTCCCGAGGAAACGTGTGAACGCACCTGGTGAGCTTGCGCAAAAGTCGGCACTTGTGGAAGGCCCGGGAGGCGCTGCCTGGGCAGAGGTGCCTTCCCCAGGGTCCTCCAtgccgccgtctcttctctgcagccaACTCTCTCCTAGCTGTATCTGCTCCTCAAGCTCTGCCATTCTTCGCTGTTGTCTAGAACGCCTGCTGCGAAAGTTCCCCGTCGCGAAGCTTCTCCACTCAGCTAGTTGACGCTCACCGGGGTGCGTGTCCAGCGCATGAAACATGCTTTGTGCAACGGCCTCAGGGACATACCGCTCTATGCTGCTCCAAAGCGCCTTCAGCTGACGAAGCTCCTTTCTCAGCTTTGTGACTCCCAGTCGCACATATGAGAGTATATCGTCTCCAGGGCGCGCTGTAGTACTTGTGGTAGCTGCTTCGTGTAACCGTCGACACCTCACAAAGGAGATGTGCTAGGCATCGCCAAGGTCCTCTCGTCGAACCGTTCAGGACCATAACACGCTGACGCTCCTTGCTCGTACAAACTGTGTTCCCTACGCAGGTAGTCCCTACACCACATGCTTCGTGAAGGATTCAATGGTCTGCCTCGACGTTAGTAtagccgccgccgtcgcctgacGCAGCAACAACTAACAAAATTTCGGCACCTCTCTTTGCACTGAATCGCCACAGACCTGCACTAGTACCTTAGCTCCCCTGTAAAGAAATGTGCATGTTGGGACTCACCTGCTGCATTTTCATCAGAAGCTACCTGGATATCCCCGACTGCTTCATTGGCTTCCAGGGGAGCCGGCACTTGTATCCCGGCTGCCTGAAGCTGCCTCTCTATCTCTTCGGCTCTCCTTTCCAActccgcagcttcttctAGGCGCGCCCCACTACGCGTCCTGAACCGTTTGCGAATTGGCATTTCCATATCGACCAGTTCTGAAGCACTAGGAAGTTTCCCTCGCTTCAGTGACTGGCATCCGATGGACGCAGCAACGTTTACGGCCTCCCTCGACCATTCTCTTCGAAGTTCCGCAGCGGTCATTCTCAATCGCTGTGTCACCAAAGCGCCGTATGTTGTCTCTCCAACGCCAGGTACATGAACTGACCGGGCGAATTTCCACGGCGCAGCCTGTGTTGTTGTTGACGATTTACCGCGTTTCCGTTCATGACTGCCAGCGGCTTCAGCTGACTCCTGATCTGTAAACCAACCAATGGCACACAGGACGTGTCGGCAAGAACGAGGCCCGACGAATGAGTCTGACACGTccggccgtcgcgctcgctcggCCCCCTGTGCAGCGCCTCTTGCACGTCAGCCATCCTaaagcggcgacgagggcacTCTATGAAAGCCGTTTCACATATGCTACGTACGGAACACGGACGCCGCTCCCGTCCGCATCTCAATGGAAGCGCTTTAACCCTGTTGTAGAGTGGCAGCTCACGGGGGGAGTGGGCTTCGAGACTGGACTGCGACTCGCCCGCCGGAGTGCGCTCCTGAACAGGAGaagccgcctcgtcgctgccagTGGTGCGGGAATCCTGCCGCGAATGGGACTGAGACTCCTGGTCCGAGGCTGCGTCTGAGGTGCCCCCGGCTCCGTCAGGATCGTCGTTCGGGTCCACCTTCGACAGGTGGGCAGCAAGAGCGAGACGGAATGAGCTCTCGATTCCGAGGTAGAGGAGTGTCAGCGTGCACGGAGATCGACCCCAAGTCCAAAGGGCCCAGATCCGCTGAGGACGCGCGAAACACAACGTAGGATGTTCAGTATAGCGGCTGATGGCGGCAGCCAACGCCGCCAACAACATCGGCACGGTCACCATCATCCGCCGGAAGTCCAACTCCGACAAGGAAGCATCCTCAGATGCGCGTACCTGAAATGCAATCGAAATAGGCACGAGCAATAGAAAACTCTTACGAAAATGATGGAGACAAAACAACAGCAATTGCCCGCTCAGCCGACCATGAAAGACCTGTCGCTGGAACATCTCAGTGCTCAAGAGGCACGCCGGGTCTCAACCCCACACCAGCACCTCTGCCGACTGAGAAAGGGGTGTTTGCACCGCTCGCACCGTTTTGCCCTTGCTGTGTCTCCGGTAGCCCATCTGCGTCGATGACTGGCCATACTAGCGGTGCCTTGTACTCGAGCCGGAGCGACGAGCACGAATAGCACGTAgttcgtcgcgcgcggaccTGGCAGACTGTTATGCCatgcgaggagagcgcgcgtctcctctcctctcgcgacTGGTGACCTTGCAGTCAGGCTACACTGACGCTGACGCGATGGTGCCCCCTGATAGGATAAACCCCGACGACTGGCCGGTTGCTGGGAGGAGTGGGGTGCGGTGGGTGCCTCGGGGTGCTGGACAGTTCGCGACGCTTTCACCCGCACGTCCTGCGCTGTGCGCAAGAACATGGTCCGGCACTCGGATGCACAACGAATTCTCGGTGTCTGCGGCCAGTTGCCTTGCTTTCCGCGACGCAAGTCTCACCAGCTGTCGGTGCACTGTTGCGCGGTAGttggcgagccgcgccacgACGACGCATGTAGTGTTCGTTCatagaaaaaagaaaacgcgaTCCACTGCGGCTTCTTCCAAAGTTCGGCGGCACCGGCAGCGCGCCACTCTCGGTACTGCCAGGctccgccctgcgcgtgAACAATTCTGGTAGCGACGGCGCGCTACCCTCCATGTTAGAGCCACGTCTTAATGTATCGCCCCGTCTTGATGTATTGCCCCGTCGACGCGGGAGGGCGATCCAGTAGGCAGGTGGTGCCCAAGGTGCCGGAGCCTTTGGAAAGGTGTGTTGCTGGCCAGTAACCTATGATTCATGCTATGCGACTGGCGTCAATCGAGTTCCGCGTACAGACAACTCACGTCCACTGTCGCATGTCGCTACGATATTGGCCCGAATAGATTTTGACTCTGTGCCTTATCACAATTGCGCCACTCGAGTACACCCATCATCTGCCGACGTAGGGTTGCCGGTGCCCGGCCTGCGAGACAGACCAAAGACGCCGTGCCACAACACAGCGCAATGGTTTCGTCAGTTGAGGGGACATTCAACACTTATGACTGTGACGCAGTGCGGTCATTGACTTGACAGGACTCGGCTCGCATGCTGTAGCCTAACTCGGTCCGTTGTCGGAATCAGGTGCTCGACACTGAGGAGCACATAGTCGGAGTCCTACGGAACAGACGTGCAAGTTGGTATACCCACCTGCGCTATGTATCCAGGCCCCTCCCTATTCGAAGCATGTGCAGTCTGCGGAGCACCAGGGATCAAACCCGGTGAGCCCAAGACGTCTGGAAGAGAACCAGCGGGACGCGCCTGTCCAAAATCGAATTTTCAGTTCAAGGGCCATTCCTGACCTTCCACGGTGGGGCTGTTCGATGTGGCGGCTGACAGGCCCTCCAGCTTCTAGACAGATTCCTGCTGTGTGTGTGGTTCCGACCATCATGTTCCGGCAGCGAATgctccgcggaaggcgcgactAGGAGCCAGAACCGCCGCTCTACGCTGAGCTTCTTAAATCAGTAGATGGCGCAAGCACACAAGGCTGCCTCTAGTATCCCGGGCTGCAATGCCAACGGCGACACCCAGGATGTTGAAGAGGGACAACGGCACGACGCGCCCCAGGGGTGTCATGCCGTGATACGCTGACTAGTGCCCACTGTTCGTGCCTACAGGGAAGTGGCCCCGAGAGTGCGATGAGTGCTCTGTCTATCCACTGACGCCCTGTGCACACGGAGCCCGAGAAGGGATGTAGTGCTCCTGTCGGTGATTCTAATCGGTGACCTATGTGCGGTCGCCACCCGTATCACTATGGCGGGGCCGCTTCTTCAGCGGTAACATatgaggcggaaggcgcgtgGCTAACGGACCGACGGCTGCGCCAGATGGGGGGGCGGTGCTGAcgagcagaggcgcagctggaggTTGAGTCTGGGTATATGCTGTTGGTGACCTTggtggcgcctgcgcaggagacggGGGGATAGGCGAATGGGGCCcggcgctgccagcgccTGGTGAGCCCCTGGACAGCAGTCGGGCCCTTTTGGCAGGGGGAGAACCAGGTGCAGCTGAGCGGCGTGTTGGGGGGAGTTCTCGGCTCGTGGGGGCCGGCCGCGGTAGTTCGCCTCGACCCAAGCTGTCACCCGAACTCGATGTCTGCTCCTGTCGTGTGCCCCCAGTGCGTGCGCTCGTCGCCACCTGTCCTGCGCCCGTCTGCTGGCCTGCTGGTGCCGCGCGACGAGTCAGAGAAGAGGGGCCCGGTGGCGTCCAGAGGGCGGAACCGG
Above is a window of Besnoitia besnoiti strain Bb-Ger1 chromosome Unknown contig00007, whole genome shotgun sequence DNA encoding:
- a CDS encoding KRUF family protein (encoded by transcript BESB_071480), whose amino-acid sequence is MMVTVPMLLAALAAAISRYTEHPTLCFARPQRIWALWTWGRSPCTLTLLYLGIESSFRLALAAHLSKVDPNDDPDGAGGTSDAASDQESQSHSRQDSRTTGSDEAASPVQERTPAGESQSSLEAHSPHQESAEAAGSHERKRGKSSTTTQAAPWKFARSVHVPGVGETTYGALVTQRLRMTAAELRREWSREAVNVAASIGCQSLKRGKLPSASELVDMEMPIRKRFRTRSGARLEEAAELERRAEEIERQLQAAGIQVPAPLEANEAVGDIQVASDENAAATTSTTARPGDDILSYVRLGVTKLRKELRQLKALWSSIERYVPEAVAQSMFHALDTHPGRRPRHCASGGKRRTQTRAATDPRRRPSEPQAGTSLGTSLLASSIEVRGHEGVTYAELAIRQLRRSAAALTQSWGDRNAYTVNNIADRLRREKMDPTLKQLRRWYKIALAAHRTRSGPRLDEARALLDKAQLLETQMREAGVSLPSEVDRPVGGASQEPTSRQHSGPSSTSAGPVRTFAEVAAAKLRREAADLRLTWGAGKSMYTAQILADHMARHNNPNPGASLLKQWTYKAVNQYNLMADGKLSLAAALDAEAEDIEKEVVAVIPRARDPESDSSDQEGAQDPRETPTSTGPSSSPTAHSGAGPSVTAAPSSVPSLWFAPATSVGDYVRRTGSALWTPPGPSSLTRRAAPAGQQTGAGQVATSARTGGTRQEQTSSSGDSLGRGELPRPAPTSRELPPTRRSAAPGSPPAKRARLLSRGSPGAGSAGPHSPIPPSPAQAPPRSPTAYTQTQPPAAPLLVSTAPPSGAAVGPLATRLPPHMLPLKKRPRHSDTGGDRT